The following proteins come from a genomic window of Brassica napus cultivar Da-Ae unplaced genomic scaffold, Da-Ae ScsIHWf_1262;HRSCAF=1800, whole genome shotgun sequence:
- the LOC125596667 gene encoding amino acid permease 8-like — translation MKSFDAVHNPSAVESADANVDDDGREKRTGTLMTASAHIITAVIGSGVLSLAWAIAQLGWVAGTLILVTFAVVNYYTSTMLADCYRSDAGARNYTYMDVVRSYLGGRKVQLCGLAQYGCLVGVTIGYTITASISLVAIWKATCFHKKGHGAKCSIPNYPFMVAFGVVEIFLSQLPNFHKLSFLSIIAAIMSFSYASIGIGLAISVVASGKVGKTSVTGTVVGVDVTASDKIWKAFQATGDIAFSYSFSTILVEIQDTLRSSPPENKVMKKATLAGVSTTTVFYILCGCMGYAAFGNRAPGDFLTDFGFYEPYWLINFANACIVLHLIAAYQVFAQPIFQLVENKCNKAWPENNFINKEHSINIPFLGKWRINFFRLVWRTAYVILTTFVAVIFPFFNSILGLIGATAFWPLTVYFPVEMHISQRKVKKYSMKWNALKLLISVCLIVSLLAAIGSIVGLINSVKAYKPFHS, via the exons ATGAAAAGCTTTGACGCGGTGCATAATCCCTCTGCGGTGGAATCCGCTGACGCCAACGTCGACGATGATGGTCGGGAGAAGAGAACGGGGACGTTGATGACGGCGAGTGCGCACATAATCACGGCTGTGATAGGTTCCGGAGTGTTGTCGTTGGCTTGGGCTATAGCACAACTTGGTTGGGTGGCAGGAACATTGATTCTTGTAACTTTTGCCGTCGTCAATTACTACACATCCACTATGCTCGCCGATTGTTATAGATCGGACGCCGGAGCTCGCAACTATACGTACATGGACGTCGTTCGATCTTACCTTG GTGGTAGGAAAGTGCAGTTATGTGGACTGGCACAATACGGGTGTCTCGTAGGGGTCACTATTGGTTACACCATCACTGCATCTATAAGTTTAGT AGCGATTTGGAAAGCAACTTGTTTTCATAAAAAAGGACATGGTGCGAAATGCTCCATCCCAAATTATCCATTCATGGTGGCCTTCGGGGTCGTGGAAATTTTTCTTAGTCAGCTTCCTAATTTTCACAAGCTCTCTTTTCTCTCCATTATCGCCGCCATTATGTCATTCTCTTATGCGTCTATCGGAATTGGTTTAGCCATTTCCGTTGTGGCAA GTGGAAAGGTTGGTAAGACGAGTGTGACGGGCACGGTGGTTGGAGTGGACGTGACCGCATCTGACAAAATATGGAAGGCGTTTCAAGCAACTGGAGACATTGCATTTTCATACTCTTTTTCCACTATTCTCGTTGAGATTCAG GATACATTGAGATCAAGCCCACCAGAAAACAAAGTCATGAAAAAAGCAACACTTGCCGGAGTCTCAACTACAACTGTTTTCTACATCTTATGTGGCTGCATGGGATATGCTGCATTTGGAAACCGAGCCCCCGGAGACTTCCTTACTGACTTTGGTTTTTATGAACCTTACTGGCTCATCAATTTTGCCAATGCTTGCATCGTCCTCCACCTAATTGCAGCCTATCAG GTGTTTGCACAACCAATTTTCCAACTTGTTGAGAACAAATGCAACAAAGCATGGCCAGAAAACAATTTCATCAACAAAGAACATTCGATAAACATACCATTCCTCGGAAAATGGCGCATCAACTTCTTCAGACTGGTGTGGAGGACAGCATATGTGATTTTGACAACATTTGTTGCAGTGATATTCCCCTTCTTCAACTCGATCTTGGGCCTTATCGGAGCAACAGCATTCTGGCCGCTAACAGTTTACTTCCCAGTGGAGATGCACATCTCGCAGAGAAAGGTTAAGAAGTATTCTATGAAATGGAATGCGTTGAAACTCCTTATATCggtttgtttgattgtttcgCTCCTAGCTGCAATAGGATCCATTGTCGGCTTGATAAATAGTGTCAAGGCATACAAGCCTTTCCATAGTTAA